In Chaetodon auriga isolate fChaAug3 chromosome 7, fChaAug3.hap1, whole genome shotgun sequence, a genomic segment contains:
- the tsen34 gene encoding tRNA-splicing endonuclease subunit Sen34 isoform X1 produces MLTCPKYRRFIKCLTREENILDHCYTTVRDAYHAVPRAALGHSDHVMVHLIPAYRQKLKLCRPVVRTSRKWTSEAVEDLQACLDSTDWDVFRTATNSLDEYTEAVTSYISFCEDCCVPSRTRILLMEEPPDSKCEDSCHVVGVSLCDSAPLLWRVEDLRSVRSQGLVGALLGSLPRTPRQNGRLGRPLLLLPEEERLLTERHAAAALPANNQDGGVELGLLVEQHQEDQRRSHEEQSILAVEDRKSALLRAIMSSHPGSEADEALRSRLEALDHSFTFPRSALAVQLSTARAGLSYCPEAQAFLQADWPVRGRDSLRCDARYQVFRDLRGRGFYLTSAGKFGGDFLVYPGDPLRFHAHFIAVCLSLEESVCLLDVLAVARLGSNVKKTVLLCSPGTDGRVLYTSLQWSGMV; encoded by the exons ATGTTAACTTGTCCTAAATACAGACGGTTTATTAAATGcctgaccagagaggagaatattctggatcactgttacaccacagtccgggatgcttatcacgccgtcccccgtgctgcactcggccactctgaccacgtgatggtgcacctgattcctgcgtaccggcagaaactaaagctctgcagacctgtagtgaggacatcaaggaagtggaccagtgaggctgtggaggatctccaggcgtgtttggactctactgactgggatgtgttcaggactgctaccaacagtctggatgagtacacggaggccgtgacgtcctacatcagcttctgtgaggactgctgtgttccatcacgcaccagg ATCCTGCTGATGGAGGAGCCCCCAGACTCCAAGTGTGAGGACTCGTGTCATGTTGTTGGGGTCAGTTTGTGTGACTCAGCCCCCCTGTTGTGGAGGGTGGAGGACCTGCGGTCAGTGAGGTCTCAGGGCCTCGTGGGAGCGCTACTTGGTTCACTACCCCGAACCCCCCGACAGAATGGACGACTGGGTCGACCTCTGCTACTGCTGccggaggaggagagactgcTGACTGAAcgccatgctgctgctgctttaccAGCCAATAACCAG GATGGAGGAGTGGAGCTTGGTCTGCTGGTGGAGCAACACCAGGAGGACCAAAGGAGGAGTCATGAGGAGCAGAGCATCCTCGCTGTggaagacaggaagtcagcatTGCTACGAGCCATCATGTCATCACACCCAG GGTCCGAAGCTGATGAGGCCCTGCGGAGCCGCCTGGAGGCGCTGGACCACAGCTTTACCTTCCCTCGGTCAGCACTGGCGGTCCAGCTGAGCACAGCGAGGGCGGGGCTGAGTTACTGTCCCGAGGCCCAGGCCTTCTTGCAGGCTGACTGGCCAGTCAGAGGGCGGGACAGCCTGCGCTGTGACGCTAGGTACCAGGTGTTCAGAGACCTGAGGGGGCGAGGCTTCTACCTGACATCAGCGGGGAAGTTTGGAGGAGACTTCCTGGTATATCCAG gTGATCCTCTTCGTTTCCATGCTCACTTCatcgctgtctgtctgtctctggaggagtctgtctgtctgcttgacGTCCTCGCCGTGGCTCGTCTGGGATCCAACGTGAAGAAGACCGTCCTGCTGTGTTCGCCGGGGACGGACGGACGAGTGCTGTACACCTCGTTACAGTGGAGCGGGATGGTTTGA
- the tsen34 gene encoding tRNA-splicing endonuclease subunit Sen34 isoform X2 encodes MVHLIPAYRQKLKLCRPVVRTSRKWTSEAVEDLQACLDSTDWDVFRTATNSLDEYTEAVTSYISFCEDCCVPSRTRILLMEEPPDSKCEDSCHVVGVSLCDSAPLLWRVEDLRSVRSQGLVGALLGSLPRTPRQNGRLGRPLLLLPEEERLLTERHAAAALPANNQDGGVELGLLVEQHQEDQRRSHEEQSILAVEDRKSALLRAIMSSHPGSEADEALRSRLEALDHSFTFPRSALAVQLSTARAGLSYCPEAQAFLQADWPVRGRDSLRCDARYQVFRDLRGRGFYLTSAGKFGGDFLVYPGDPLRFHAHFIAVCLSLEESVCLLDVLAVARLGSNVKKTVLLCSPGTDGRVLYTSLQWSGMV; translated from the exons atggtgcacctgattcctgcgtaccggcagaaactaaagctctgcagacctgtagtgaggacatcaaggaagtggaccagtgaggctgtggaggatctccaggcgtgtttggactctactgactgggatgtgttcaggactgctaccaacagtctggatgagtacacggaggccgtgacgtcctacatcagcttctgtgaggactgctgtgttccatcacgcaccagg ATCCTGCTGATGGAGGAGCCCCCAGACTCCAAGTGTGAGGACTCGTGTCATGTTGTTGGGGTCAGTTTGTGTGACTCAGCCCCCCTGTTGTGGAGGGTGGAGGACCTGCGGTCAGTGAGGTCTCAGGGCCTCGTGGGAGCGCTACTTGGTTCACTACCCCGAACCCCCCGACAGAATGGACGACTGGGTCGACCTCTGCTACTGCTGccggaggaggagagactgcTGACTGAAcgccatgctgctgctgctttaccAGCCAATAACCAG GATGGAGGAGTGGAGCTTGGTCTGCTGGTGGAGCAACACCAGGAGGACCAAAGGAGGAGTCATGAGGAGCAGAGCATCCTCGCTGTggaagacaggaagtcagcatTGCTACGAGCCATCATGTCATCACACCCAG GGTCCGAAGCTGATGAGGCCCTGCGGAGCCGCCTGGAGGCGCTGGACCACAGCTTTACCTTCCCTCGGTCAGCACTGGCGGTCCAGCTGAGCACAGCGAGGGCGGGGCTGAGTTACTGTCCCGAGGCCCAGGCCTTCTTGCAGGCTGACTGGCCAGTCAGAGGGCGGGACAGCCTGCGCTGTGACGCTAGGTACCAGGTGTTCAGAGACCTGAGGGGGCGAGGCTTCTACCTGACATCAGCGGGGAAGTTTGGAGGAGACTTCCTGGTATATCCAG gTGATCCTCTTCGTTTCCATGCTCACTTCatcgctgtctgtctgtctctggaggagtctgtctgtctgcttgacGTCCTCGCCGTGGCTCGTCTGGGATCCAACGTGAAGAAGACCGTCCTGCTGTGTTCGCCGGGGACGGACGGACGAGTGCTGTACACCTCGTTACAGTGGAGCGGGATGGTTTGA